Proteins encoded within one genomic window of Triticum aestivum cultivar Chinese Spring chromosome 2D, IWGSC CS RefSeq v2.1, whole genome shotgun sequence:
- the LOC123051405 gene encoding isoflavone reductase homolog, whose amino-acid sequence MEKSRVLVVGGTGYLGRRMVKASLAQGHETCVLMRPEIGLDIDKLQMLLSFKAQGARLLEASLDDHRGLVAAVKQVDVVVSAMSGVHFRSHNLLLQLKLVEAIKEAGNVKRFLPSEFGMDPARMGHALEPGRVTFDEKMEIRKAIEEANIGHTYISANCFAAYFVPNLCQMRTLLPPKEKVNVYGDGNVKAIFMDEDDIATYTIKTIDDPRALNKTVYLRPLENILSQNELIAKWEKLSGKALEKIPIPSAEFLASMEGTDLANQVGVGHYHHIFYEGCLTNFAIGDDGEEEGSLLYPEVQYTRMEEYMERYA is encoded by the exons ATGGAGAAGAGCAGGGTGCTTGTTGTTGGTGGCACTGGTTACCTCGGCAGAAGGATGGTGAAGGCGAGCTTAGCTCAGGGCCACGAGACCTGCGTCCTGATGAGGCCGGAGATCGGCCTCGACATCGACAAGCTCCAGATGCTGCTGTCGTTCAAGGCGCAGGGAGCGCGGCTCCTTGAGGCGTCGCTCGACGACCACCGGGGTCTCGTCGCCGCCGTGAAACAGGTGGACGTGGTGGTGTCGGCCATGTCCGGGGTTCACTTCCGTAGCCACAACCTCCTGCTGCAGCTCAAGCTGGTGGAGGCCATCAAAGAAGCCGGAAATGTCAAG CGTTTCCTACCATCTGAGTTCGGCATGGACCCAGCAAGGATGGGGCATGCTCTTGAACCAGGAAGGGTCACATTTGATGAGAAGATGGAGATAAGAAAGGCGATAGAAGAAGCAAACATTGGCCACACTTATATTTCTGCAAACTGCTTTGCTGCTTACTTTGTTCCTAACCTCTGCCAAATGCGTACTCTTCTTCCACCCAAGGAGAAAGTTAATGTATATGGAGATGGCAACGTCAAAG CAATATTTATGGATGAAGATGACATTGCAACGTATACAATCAAGACCATTGATGATCCACGGGCCTTAAACAAGACAGTATACCTAAGACCGCTGGAAAACATCCTTAGTCAAAATGAGCTGATTGCTAAATGGGAAAAGCTTTCAGGAAAGGCTCTTGAGAAAATTCCCATTCCCAGTGCTGAATTCTTGGCTTCAATGGAAG GTACGGACCTTGCAAATCAGGTGGGGGTAGGGCATTACCACCACATTTTCTACGAGGGTTGCTTGACAAACTTTGCCATTGGAGACGATGGGGAAGAAGAGGGTTCTCTACTCTACCCAGAGGTTCAGTACACTAGGATGGAAGAGTACATGGAGCGCTATGCATAA